From Permianibacter aggregans, a single genomic window includes:
- a CDS encoding DUF3817 domain-containing protein, with the protein MNTLKTFRALSLIEGLSLVTLLFIALPLRNYFDINIVWPVGMTHGVLWLAYLVMSLAVSHKQKWSVLFWLVAVVLSVLPFGFLLLDARLKRELVLQAT; encoded by the coding sequence ATGAATACCCTGAAGACGTTTCGGGCCCTGAGCCTGATTGAGGGACTTTCGCTGGTAACGCTGCTGTTCATCGCACTGCCGCTACGGAATTATTTCGATATCAATATCGTCTGGCCGGTGGGCATGACCCACGGCGTGTTGTGGCTGGCCTATCTGGTGATGTCACTGGCGGTAAGCCATAAGCAGAAATGGTCAGTGCTGTTTTGGCTGGTAGCGGTGGTGCTGTCCGTATTGCCTTTCGGGTTTCTGTTGCTGGATGCAAGACTGAAACGGGAACTGGTGTTGCAAGCTACCTGA